A region of Ignavibacteriota bacterium DNA encodes the following proteins:
- a CDS encoding tail fiber protein encodes MLRNTVNITLVIATLYFCCMQIAFSQSVRTEQHIRLENPADNSKYILLSAPNDLNTVSTFQFPPAASSSGMVLTSTTNGGMTWVTPAGGSSAPAGSIMMYAGATAPDGWLICNGNAVSRTTYSALFTAISTTYGAGDGSTTFNLPDLSGRFPLGSSGSHSLGATGGAETHTLTTGEMPSHNHTINARNVAGGTNTNPSDRIMGISGANMYSNGTVNTTMRSDAIADTGGGQAHNNMPPYQVINYIIKH; translated from the coding sequence ATGTTAAGAAATACAGTAAATATTACTTTAGTGATTGCAACATTATATTTTTGTTGTATGCAAATTGCTTTTAGTCAAAGTGTTAGGACTGAACAACATATCAGATTAGAAAATCCTGCTGATAACAGCAAATATATTCTGCTGTCAGCACCGAATGACCTGAATACTGTTTCAACTTTTCAGTTTCCACCCGCTGCATCAAGCAGTGGTATGGTTCTGACAAGTACTACAAATGGTGGAATGACTTGGGTTACTCCTGCCGGAGGAAGCTCCGCACCGGCGGGCTCGATTATGATGTATGCAGGTGCTACAGCCCCTGATGGCTGGCTGATTTGTAATGGAAATGCTGTCAGCAGAACAACATATTCTGCATTATTCACAGCAATTTCTACAACTTATGGCGCTGGTGACGGCTCTACGACATTTAATCTGCCAGATTTAAGTGGCAGATTTCCTTTAGGTTCCAGTGGTTCGCACTCGCTTGGTGCTACAGGTGGCGCCGAAACTCATACTTTGACTACCGGCGAAATGCCAAGCCATAATCATACTATTAATGCAAGAAATGTAGCTGGCGGTACAAATACAAATCCTTCAGATAGAATTATGGGGATAAGTGGTGCCAACATGTATTCAAATGGTACAGTAAATACGACTATGCGTAGTGACGCTATTGCTGATACTGGTGGAGGTCAAGCGCATAATAATATGCCTCCGTATCAGGTAATTAATTATATAATAAAGCACTAA